The following are encoded together in the Brassica napus cultivar Da-Ae chromosome A9, Da-Ae, whole genome shotgun sequence genome:
- the LOC106435173 gene encoding plastidal glycolate/glycerate translocator 1, chloroplastic isoform X2, whose translation MATPLVTPLFSPLALSSSRNRHSCPKTLFQSKDGKTCDSSATQKLNQTRLRKTDGQRRRFLQMGSREMSFGRKLSTQAMDGAGTENTSTTISRKVFAATHLLVSLGIILAADQFLKQAFVAASIKFPSALFGMFCIFSLLMILDSVVPAAATGMMNFFEPAFLFIQRWLPLFYVPSLVVLPLSLRDIPAASGVKICYIVAGGWLASLCVAGFTAIAVRKMVKTEMTEAEPMSKPSPFSTLELWSWSGIFVVSFVGALFYPTSLGTSARTCLPFLLSSTVLGYIVGSGLPSSIKKVFHPIICCALSSVLAALAFGYASGSGLDPVLGDYLTKVASDPGAGDILMGFLGSVILSFAFSMFKQRKLVKRHAAEIFTSVIVSTLFSLYSTALVGRLVGLEPSLTVSILPRCITVALALSIVSLFEGTNSSLTAAVVVVTGLIGANFVQVVLDKLRLRDPIARGIATASSAHGLGTAALSAKEPEALPFCAIAYALTGIFGSLLCSVPAVRQSLLAVVG comes from the exons ATGGCTACTCCTTTAGTCACCCCTCTCTTCTCTCCGTTAGCTCTTTCTTCATCAAGAAACCGCCATTCATGTCCCAAGACCCTATTCCAATCGAAAGATGGAAAGACTTGCGATTCTAGTGCAACCCAGAAGCTAAACCAAACAAGATTACGTAAAACAGATGGACAGAGAAGGAGGTTTCTGCAAATGGGTTCTCGAGAGATGAGCTTCGGGAGAAAACTCTCAACTCAAGCCATGGATGGTGCAGGAACAGAAAACACGTCAACAACGATCTCTCGTAAGGTGTTTGCGGCAACGCACTTGTTGGTGTCGCTTGGGATCATACTTGCGGCAGACCAGTTCTTGAAACAGGCTTTTGTAGCAGCGTCCATCAAGTTCCCTAGCGCTCTCTTCGGGATGTTCTGTATTTTCTCCCTTCTTATGATATTAGATTCCGTTGTCCCCGCTGCTGCGACCGGTATGATGAACTTCTTCGAGCCTGCGTTTCTGTTCATCCAGAGATGGCTTCCTTTGTTCTACGTCCCTTCTCTTGTGGTTCTCCCTCTCTCCCTCAGAGATATTCCGGCGGCTTCAGGCGTCAAAATCTGCTACATTGTAG CTGGTGGGTGGTTGGCGTCTCTTTGTGTAGCAGGTTTCACAGCTATAGCAGTTAGAAAAATGGTGAAAACCGAGATGACTGAAGCTGAGCCTATGTCAAAACCTTCACCATTTTCAACACTTGAGCTATGGAGTTGGAGTGGAATCTTCGTTGTGTCTTTTGTTGGTGCTCTGTTTTACCCTACTTCGTTAGGGACAAGTGCAAGAACTTGTCTCCCTTTCCTTCTTTCTTCTACTGTTCTAGGTTACATTGTGGGATCAGG gttGCCATCTTCTATCAAGAAAGTTTTCCATCCGATAATCTGCTGCGCGTTATCTTCAGTACTCGCTGCTCTAGCTTTTGGATATGCTTCAGGGTCTGGACTTGATCCTGTTTTAG GAGACTACCTAACCAAAGTAGCATCAGATCCTGGTGCTGGTGACATATTAATGGGTTTTCTTGGCTCTGTCATTCTCTCTTTTGCTTTCTCCATGTTTAAACAaagaaag CTCGTGAAGAGGCACGCAGCTGAGATCTTCACATCTGTGATAGTTTCAACACTATTCTCACTCTATTCCACTGCTCTTGTTGGACGTTTAGTCGGTCTAGAACCATCTTTAACGGTGTCAATCTTACCACGCTGCATCACGGTTGCATTAGCCCTTAGCATTGTATCCCTCTTTGAAG GAACCAATTCGTCTCTTACAGCAGCTGTAGTCGTTGTGACTGGTCTGATTGGAGCTAACTTTGTACAAGTTGTTCTTGACAAACTGCGTTTGCGCGACCCAATTGCTCGGGGGATAGCAACTGCTTCAAG TGCTCATGGACTTGGAACAGCAGCTTTGTCGGCTAAGGAGCCAGAGGCTCTTCC ctTCTGTGCGATTGCTTATGCACTCACCGGAATCTTCGGATCCTTATTGTGTTCTGTCCCTGCGGTCAGGCAAAGTTTGCTGGCTGTCGTAGGCTGA
- the LOC106435173 gene encoding plastidal glycolate/glycerate translocator 1, chloroplastic isoform X1: MATPLVTPLFSPLALSSSRNRHSCPKTLFQSKDGKTCDSSATQKLNQTRLRKTDGQRRRFLQMGSREMSFGRKLSTQAMDGAGTENTSTTISRKVFAATHLLVSLGIILAADQFLKQAFVAASIKFPSALFGMFCIFSLLMILDSVVPAAATGMMNFFEPAFLFIQRWLPLFYVPSLVVLPLSLRDIPAASGVKICYIVAGGWLASLCVAGFTAIAVRKMVKTEMTEAEPMSKPSPFSTLELWSWSGIFVVSFVGALFYPTSLGTSARTCLPFLLSSTVLGYIVGSGLPSSIKKVFHPIICCALSSVLAALAFGYASGSGLDPVLGDYLTKVASDPGAGDILMGFLGSVILSFAFSMFKQRKLVKRHAAEIFTSVIVSTLFSLYSTALVGRLVGLEPSLTVSILPRCITVALALSIVSLFEGTNSSLTAAVVVVTGLIGANFVQVVLDKLRLRDPIARGIATASSAHGLGTAALSAKEPEALPFCAMFLNPTRTLNRTTYRVAGSLDRSRANRGLINELILLYNNISAM; this comes from the exons ATGGCTACTCCTTTAGTCACCCCTCTCTTCTCTCCGTTAGCTCTTTCTTCATCAAGAAACCGCCATTCATGTCCCAAGACCCTATTCCAATCGAAAGATGGAAAGACTTGCGATTCTAGTGCAACCCAGAAGCTAAACCAAACAAGATTACGTAAAACAGATGGACAGAGAAGGAGGTTTCTGCAAATGGGTTCTCGAGAGATGAGCTTCGGGAGAAAACTCTCAACTCAAGCCATGGATGGTGCAGGAACAGAAAACACGTCAACAACGATCTCTCGTAAGGTGTTTGCGGCAACGCACTTGTTGGTGTCGCTTGGGATCATACTTGCGGCAGACCAGTTCTTGAAACAGGCTTTTGTAGCAGCGTCCATCAAGTTCCCTAGCGCTCTCTTCGGGATGTTCTGTATTTTCTCCCTTCTTATGATATTAGATTCCGTTGTCCCCGCTGCTGCGACCGGTATGATGAACTTCTTCGAGCCTGCGTTTCTGTTCATCCAGAGATGGCTTCCTTTGTTCTACGTCCCTTCTCTTGTGGTTCTCCCTCTCTCCCTCAGAGATATTCCGGCGGCTTCAGGCGTCAAAATCTGCTACATTGTAG CTGGTGGGTGGTTGGCGTCTCTTTGTGTAGCAGGTTTCACAGCTATAGCAGTTAGAAAAATGGTGAAAACCGAGATGACTGAAGCTGAGCCTATGTCAAAACCTTCACCATTTTCAACACTTGAGCTATGGAGTTGGAGTGGAATCTTCGTTGTGTCTTTTGTTGGTGCTCTGTTTTACCCTACTTCGTTAGGGACAAGTGCAAGAACTTGTCTCCCTTTCCTTCTTTCTTCTACTGTTCTAGGTTACATTGTGGGATCAGG gttGCCATCTTCTATCAAGAAAGTTTTCCATCCGATAATCTGCTGCGCGTTATCTTCAGTACTCGCTGCTCTAGCTTTTGGATATGCTTCAGGGTCTGGACTTGATCCTGTTTTAG GAGACTACCTAACCAAAGTAGCATCAGATCCTGGTGCTGGTGACATATTAATGGGTTTTCTTGGCTCTGTCATTCTCTCTTTTGCTTTCTCCATGTTTAAACAaagaaag CTCGTGAAGAGGCACGCAGCTGAGATCTTCACATCTGTGATAGTTTCAACACTATTCTCACTCTATTCCACTGCTCTTGTTGGACGTTTAGTCGGTCTAGAACCATCTTTAACGGTGTCAATCTTACCACGCTGCATCACGGTTGCATTAGCCCTTAGCATTGTATCCCTCTTTGAAG GAACCAATTCGTCTCTTACAGCAGCTGTAGTCGTTGTGACTGGTCTGATTGGAGCTAACTTTGTACAAGTTGTTCTTGACAAACTGCGTTTGCGCGACCCAATTGCTCGGGGGATAGCAACTGCTTCAAG TGCTCATGGACTTGGAACAGCAGCTTTGTCGGCTAAGGAGCCAGAGGCTCTTCCCTTCTgtgcaatgtttttaaacccgacccggacactgAACCGGACGACTTACCGGGTTGCTGGGTCACTGGATCGATCGCGGGCGAACCGCggattaataaatgaattaattttattatataataatatatcagctatgtaa